A genomic region of Devosia ginsengisoli contains the following coding sequences:
- a CDS encoding cell surface protein, with translation MAEEVTTATETQASPVAMMAEKPLQYLDKAVNAIRDLGVWPEQQGEQPITGLLSQITELDETRVVLIGRTLSQASAFNEVVREQIAAMKIGERYEDITKGFDSIRDDAKGMVDQLADNKLDLLERASNVWMKVSRGDIATRFNKIRDTYLDVTRDTKDQIDREHTILEAYRDFRGALKQSEVMALEVLETAEKRLAEKKGILETASAAVSGYTGTVPADRARLEMDRDEKLREMQNEESRYQIAKDLSDNLTISYNTSEVVMARLMQTTNAKERVYQQSISFFSTNETVLTALSASFTGMFGLHESTETLNAMKEGMSKSLETLSEIGDKVTEEAVRAGYGPTVRADAVKKLVDSVVNFQEKSRTIINEMRVASTKNSAEIRDAVEDGKRRLAALAADGNALLLETRK, from the coding sequence ATGGCCGAGGAAGTGACCACTGCAACCGAGACCCAGGCATCGCCTGTTGCCATGATGGCAGAAAAGCCGCTGCAGTATCTGGACAAGGCGGTCAACGCCATCCGCGACCTGGGCGTGTGGCCCGAGCAACAGGGCGAACAGCCGATCACCGGGCTGTTGAGCCAGATCACCGAACTCGACGAAACCCGCGTGGTGCTGATCGGCCGGACGCTGAGCCAGGCCAGTGCCTTCAACGAAGTGGTGCGCGAGCAGATCGCCGCCATGAAGATCGGCGAGCGCTACGAGGACATTACCAAGGGATTCGACTCGATCCGCGACGATGCCAAGGGCATGGTCGACCAGTTGGCCGACAACAAGCTCGACCTGCTGGAGCGCGCCTCCAATGTGTGGATGAAGGTGAGCCGGGGCGATATCGCCACCCGCTTCAACAAGATCCGCGACACCTATCTCGACGTTACCCGGGACACTAAGGATCAGATCGACCGCGAGCACACGATTCTGGAAGCCTATCGCGACTTCCGTGGCGCGCTGAAGCAATCCGAAGTGATGGCGCTCGAAGTGCTGGAAACCGCCGAAAAGCGGCTGGCGGAGAAAAAGGGCATTCTCGAAACCGCCTCGGCCGCCGTGTCGGGCTATACCGGCACCGTGCCGGCCGACCGGGCGCGCCTAGAAATGGATCGCGACGAGAAGCTGCGCGAGATGCAGAACGAGGAATCGCGCTACCAGATCGCCAAGGATCTCTCGGACAATCTGACCATTTCCTACAATACGTCGGAAGTGGTGATGGCGCGGCTGATGCAGACGACCAATGCCAAGGAGCGGGTCTACCAGCAGTCGATCAGCTTCTTCTCGACCAACGAGACGGTGCTGACGGCGCTTTCGGCCTCGTTCACCGGTATGTTCGGGCTGCATGAATCGACCGAGACGCTCAACGCCATGAAGGAAGGGATGAGCAAGAGCCTCGAGACCCTCAGCGAGATCGGCGACAAGGTGACCGAGGAAGCCGTCCGGGCCGGCTATGGCCCGACGGTGCGCGCCGATGCGGTCAAGAAGCTGGTGGATTCGGTGGTCAACTTCCAGGAGAAGAGCCGCACCATCATCAACGAGATGCGCGTGGCCTCGACCAAGAATTCGGCCGAAATCCGCGATGCGGTGGAAGACGGCAAGCGCCGGCTGGCCGCCCTGGCGGCAGACGGCAATGCGCTGCTGCTCGAAACCAGGAAGTGA
- a CDS encoding CoxG family protein, with protein sequence MDFGGRYRIAAPRAAVWAALNDTAVLKATIPGCHRIEWAGETALDLEIKVNLGVAHPVFKGELLLSDIVPATRYTLAGRGKGGLLGLAEGSADIALADDGEATLLVFTAKGGASGQIMRLGKAIIGNSAQKVIDGFFERFGEVMGAPVTALPVE encoded by the coding sequence ATGGATTTCGGTGGCCGCTACCGCATCGCCGCGCCACGCGCCGCCGTCTGGGCGGCGCTCAACGATACCGCCGTGCTCAAGGCCACCATTCCGGGCTGTCACCGCATCGAATGGGCCGGTGAAACCGCGCTCGATCTCGAGATCAAGGTCAATCTCGGCGTCGCCCATCCCGTGTTCAAGGGCGAACTGCTGTTGAGCGATATCGTCCCCGCCACCCGTTATACCCTGGCGGGCCGGGGCAAGGGCGGCCTGCTCGGGCTGGCCGAGGGTTCGGCCGATATCGCCCTGGCCGACGATGGCGAGGCTACCCTCTTGGTCTTTACCGCCAAAGGCGGCGCCTCCGGCCAGATCATGCGGCTGGGCAAGGCCATTATCGGCAATTCCGCCCAGAAGGTGATCGACGGCTTCTTCGAGCGATTCGGCGAGGTCATGGGCGCGCCCGTCACCGCCCTGCCGGTAGAATAG
- a CDS encoding BMP family lipoprotein, with protein MTKAIAGGVALSAILTGAALADPAVIYDLGGKFDKSFNEAAYNGAEAWKAETGGNYLDLELQNDAQREQALRRFAGQGANPIVMAGFSWTAALEAVATEFPDTNFVVIDTVVDQPNVQSIMFDEHTGSFLVGALAALKSETGKVGFVGGMDVPLIHRFYCGYAYGARAVNPDVGLTENYTGTTPAAWNDPVTAGELAKAQIDSGVDVIFAAAGGSGLGVLQAAADAGKFSIGVDSNQNHLQPGSVLTSMLKRVDTAVHNAFNEAGDDATFKPGRIDLGLADGGVDYAVDDNNAALITDDMKAKIEELKAGILDGSVEVHDYYTDNACPL; from the coding sequence ATCACCAAGGCCATTGCCGGCGGCGTCGCGCTGAGCGCGATCCTTACCGGTGCTGCCCTTGCCGACCCGGCCGTGATCTATGATCTGGGCGGCAAGTTCGACAAGTCGTTCAACGAAGCGGCTTACAACGGCGCCGAGGCCTGGAAGGCAGAGACCGGCGGCAACTACCTCGATCTCGAACTGCAGAACGATGCCCAGCGCGAACAGGCCCTGCGCCGCTTTGCCGGTCAGGGTGCCAATCCGATCGTGATGGCCGGTTTCTCCTGGACTGCGGCTCTCGAAGCTGTAGCCACTGAATTCCCCGACACCAATTTCGTGGTTATCGACACCGTGGTCGACCAGCCCAACGTGCAGTCGATCATGTTCGACGAGCATACCGGTTCCTTCCTGGTCGGCGCTCTGGCGGCCCTGAAGTCCGAAACCGGCAAGGTCGGCTTTGTCGGCGGCATGGACGTTCCGCTGATCCACCGCTTCTATTGCGGCTATGCCTATGGCGCCCGCGCCGTGAACCCCGATGTCGGCCTGACCGAAAACTACACCGGCACCACCCCGGCTGCCTGGAATGACCCGGTCACCGCGGGCGAGCTGGCCAAGGCCCAGATCGACAGCGGCGTCGACGTGATCTTCGCCGCCGCCGGCGGTTCGGGTCTCGGCGTGCTGCAGGCCGCTGCCGATGCCGGCAAGTTCTCGATCGGCGTCGACAGCAACCAGAACCACCTCCAGCCCGGTTCGGTCCTGACCTCGATGCTTAAGCGCGTCGATACCGCCGTGCACAACGCCTTCAACGAAGCGGGCGACGACGCCACCTTCAAGCCGGGTCGTATCGACCTGGGCCTGGCCGATGGCGGCGTGGACTATGCCGTTGACGACAACAATGCGGCCCTGATCACCGACGACATGAAGGCCAAGATCGAAGAGCTCAAGGCCGGTATCCTCGATGGCTCCGTCGAGGTTCACGACTACTACACCGACAACGCTTGCCCGCTCTAA
- a CDS encoding ABC transporter ATP-binding protein, with protein sequence MNPQRPETAAASAPASGWAIELEKINKRFGAVHANKDIDLKVQRGSIHGIVGENGAGKSTLMSILYGFYTADSGTIRVNGTQHAITDSRHALALGIGMVHQHFMLVDNFTVLENVVLGAEDSGLLKPSLDRARQELDRLEHEYDLEVDPDATIEDISVGQQQRVEILKALYRGAETLILDEPTGVLTPKEADDLFRVLRTLREQGKTVILITHKLREIMAITDSVSVMRQGEMVATLETAKTNPEEIAELMVGRRVLLRVEKGPANPGKTLLEVQDLVVTDDMGVPRVKGVSFSVRSGEIIGIAGVSGNGQSELLESISGMRDQKAGTVILNGQPLSLAGDDGAARARAAGLAHVPEDRQRMGLVTNFAEWENAILGYQDSPEYGAGALLDIAAAKQAAAKHIELFDVRPANINLKTSLFSGGNQQKIVLAREMERDPDVLVIGQPTRGVDIGAIEFIHKEIIKMRDEGKAILLVSVELDEIRSLADRILVMFDGVIVGEADPATATEGELGLMMAGINNKTAPRGLGIAEQGPLP encoded by the coding sequence ATGAACCCGCAGCGGCCGGAAACGGCCGCTGCTTCTGCCCCGGCTTCCGGCTGGGCGATCGAGCTTGAAAAGATCAACAAGCGGTTTGGCGCGGTTCACGCCAACAAGGATATCGACCTGAAAGTTCAGCGCGGCTCCATCCACGGCATTGTGGGGGAGAACGGCGCGGGCAAATCCACGCTGATGTCGATCCTCTACGGCTTCTACACCGCCGATAGCGGCACCATCCGCGTCAACGGCACCCAGCATGCGATCACCGACAGCCGCCACGCTCTGGCGCTCGGTATCGGCATGGTGCACCAGCATTTCATGCTGGTCGATAATTTCACCGTCCTCGAAAACGTCGTGCTCGGCGCCGAGGATAGCGGCCTGCTCAAGCCCAGCCTCGATCGCGCCCGCCAGGAGCTCGACCGGCTGGAGCATGAATACGACCTCGAAGTCGATCCCGATGCCACCATCGAGGATATCTCGGTCGGCCAGCAGCAGCGCGTGGAAATCCTCAAGGCGCTCTATCGCGGCGCCGAAACCCTCATTCTCGATGAGCCGACCGGGGTGCTGACCCCCAAGGAGGCCGACGACCTGTTCCGCGTGCTCCGCACTCTGCGCGAGCAGGGCAAGACGGTGATCCTCATCACCCACAAGCTGCGCGAAATCATGGCCATCACTGATAGCGTCTCGGTTATGCGTCAGGGCGAAATGGTCGCTACCCTCGAAACCGCCAAGACCAATCCCGAGGAAATCGCCGAGCTGATGGTGGGCCGCCGCGTGCTGCTGCGCGTGGAAAAAGGCCCGGCCAATCCCGGCAAGACCCTGCTCGAAGTGCAGGACCTCGTCGTGACCGACGATATGGGCGTCCCCCGCGTCAAGGGCGTGAGCTTTTCCGTTCGATCGGGTGAGATCATCGGCATTGCCGGCGTCTCCGGCAATGGCCAATCCGAATTGCTGGAATCCATCTCCGGCATGCGCGACCAGAAGGCAGGCACGGTTATCCTCAATGGCCAGCCACTCTCGCTTGCGGGCGATGACGGCGCCGCCCGTGCCCGCGCCGCCGGCCTCGCCCATGTGCCCGAAGACCGCCAGCGCATGGGCCTGGTGACCAACTTCGCCGAATGGGAAAACGCCATCCTGGGCTATCAGGACAGCCCCGAATACGGCGCCGGCGCCCTGCTCGACATTGCCGCCGCCAAGCAGGCTGCGGCCAAGCATATCGAGCTCTTCGACGTCCGCCCCGCCAATATCAATCTCAAGACCTCGCTGTTTTCCGGCGGCAACCAGCAGAAGATCGTGCTGGCCCGCGAGATGGAGCGCGACCCCGATGTGCTGGTCATCGGGCAGCCGACGCGCGGCGTCGATATCGGCGCCATCGAGTTCATCCACAAGGAAATCATCAAGATGCGGGACGAGGGCAAGGCCATCCTGCTCGTCTCGGTGGAACTGGATGAAATTCGCTCGCTTGCCGACCGCATCCTCGTGATGTTCGATGGCGTCATCGTCGGCGAGGCCGATCCGGCCACCGCCACCGAAGGCGAACTCGGCCTGATGATGGCCGGCATCAACAACAAGACCGCGCCACGCGGCCTCGGCATCGCCGAACAGGGACCCCTGCCATGA
- a CDS encoding ABC transporter permease, with the protein MPQLRQFISFFGYSPVNLSIVIAILALIGVYILVWHTKFGYAMRVLGANPTASRYAGISNSKMIMITMTISGALAGMVAINEVMGVQNRLVLDYVAGAGFVGIAVALMGRNHPIGIALAALLFGALYQGGQELQFVIPGITREMIVVIQALVILFTGAMEGLFRPSLERAFMLFTPEQKAEAIAVSTTGSES; encoded by the coding sequence GTGCCGCAACTGCGCCAGTTCATCTCCTTCTTCGGCTATTCGCCGGTCAACCTGTCCATCGTCATCGCCATCTTGGCATTGATCGGGGTCTATATCCTCGTCTGGCACACCAAGTTCGGCTATGCCATGCGCGTGCTCGGCGCCAATCCCACCGCCTCGCGCTATGCCGGCATTTCCAATTCGAAAATGATCATGATCACCATGACCATTTCAGGCGCCCTCGCGGGCATGGTGGCGATCAACGAAGTCATGGGTGTGCAGAACCGCCTCGTGCTCGATTATGTCGCCGGCGCAGGCTTCGTCGGCATCGCCGTGGCGCTGATGGGCCGCAACCATCCCATCGGCATCGCTTTGGCCGCCTTGCTGTTCGGCGCGCTCTATCAGGGCGGGCAGGAGCTGCAATTCGTCATTCCGGGCATTACCCGCGAAATGATCGTGGTCATCCAGGCCCTGGTGATCCTGTTCACCGGCGCCATGGAAGGGCTGTTCCGGCCCTCGCTCGAACGGGCTTTCATGCTGTTCACGCCGGAGCAGAAGGCCGAGGCCATCGCGGTCTCCACCACCGGGTCGGAGAGCTGA
- a CDS encoding ABC transporter permease: protein MDFAIILSVLDATIRLSTPLLLACLAGMYSERAGVFDIGLEGKMLAAAFAAGAVAAVTGSAWMGLLAGMIVSLGTTLLQGVAAISLKGNQLIAGVAINMLAAGMTTFLGQTWFHQGGRTPALGEGGRFEPITLPFANELAGVPIVGPIYSDLISGHYILVYIAFIMVAVTWYVLFRTRFGLRLRAVGENPKAVDTAGISVVKLRYQAIIITGLLCGLAGAYFSIAQGSGFGNNMTAGKGYIALAALIFAKWKPVPAMFTCLLFGFLDALQIRLQSAQLFGIEVPVQAIQALPYVLTVVLLAGFIGKAVGPKAGGIPYTKER from the coding sequence ATGGATTTCGCCATCATCCTCTCCGTCCTCGACGCCACCATCCGCCTCTCGACGCCGCTCCTGCTGGCGTGTCTCGCCGGCATGTATTCCGAACGAGCCGGCGTCTTCGATATCGGCCTCGAAGGCAAGATGCTGGCGGCCGCTTTTGCCGCTGGCGCCGTCGCCGCTGTTACCGGCTCGGCCTGGATGGGCCTCCTGGCCGGCATGATCGTCTCGCTGGGCACCACCCTGCTGCAGGGCGTCGCCGCCATTTCGCTCAAGGGCAACCAGCTCATTGCCGGCGTCGCCATCAACATGCTCGCCGCCGGCATGACCACTTTCCTCGGCCAGACCTGGTTCCACCAGGGCGGCCGCACCCCCGCTCTGGGCGAGGGCGGTCGCTTCGAGCCGATCACCCTGCCTTTCGCCAATGAACTGGCGGGCGTGCCCATTGTCGGCCCGATCTATTCCGACCTGATTTCGGGCCATTATATCCTGGTCTACATCGCCTTCATCATGGTGGCGGTCACCTGGTATGTGCTGTTCCGCACCCGCTTCGGCCTGCGCCTGCGCGCCGTGGGCGAAAACCCCAAGGCGGTGGATACGGCAGGCATTTCGGTGGTCAAGCTGCGCTACCAGGCCATCATCATCACCGGCCTGCTCTGCGGCCTGGCCGGCGCCTATTTCTCCATCGCGCAAGGGTCCGGCTTCGGCAACAACATGACGGCCGGCAAGGGCTATATCGCGCTCGCTGCGCTGATCTTCGCCAAGTGGAAGCCGGTTCCGGCCATGTTCACCTGCCTGCTGTTCGGCTTCCTCGATGCACTGCAGATCCGCCTGCAGAGTGCGCAACTGTTCGGCATCGAAGTGCCGGTTCAGGCCATCCAGGCTTTGCCCTATGTGCTGACCGTGGTGCTGCTCGCCGGCTTCATCGGCAAGGCCGTCGGCCCCAAGGCCGGTGGCATACCCTATACCAAGGAGCGCTAG
- a CDS encoding cytidine deaminase, giving the protein MTRTPTDQALFKAAEAVRAKAYAPYSRFSVGAAILADDGKIYAGCNIENAAYPVGNCAEASAIAAMIAGGGKRITRIYVTGPGKAPVTPCGACRQRIREFADLSVQVVSHGVDGDPLLCTLEQLLPHSFGPEYLPK; this is encoded by the coding sequence ATGACCAGGACTCCGACCGACCAGGCCTTGTTCAAGGCCGCCGAAGCCGTTCGCGCCAAGGCCTATGCGCCCTATTCGCGCTTTTCCGTGGGTGCGGCCATCCTGGCCGATGACGGCAAGATTTATGCCGGCTGCAATATCGAAAATGCCGCCTATCCGGTGGGCAACTGCGCCGAAGCCTCGGCCATCGCGGCCATGATCGCGGGCGGCGGCAAGCGCATCACCCGCATCTATGTCACCGGCCCCGGCAAGGCCCCGGTCACCCCCTGCGGCGCCTGCCGCCAGCGCATTCGCGAATTCGCCGATCTCAGCGTGCAGGTGGTCAGCCACGGCGTCGATGGCGACCCGCTCCTCTGCACCCTCGAACAATTGCTGCCGCACAGTTTTGGCCCGGAGTACCTGCCGAAATGA
- a CDS encoding purine-nucleoside phosphorylase: protein MSKAAKTIQKIAGKEPIAAAIVLGSGLSAIGDLLADKVTIPYSELKGFPGGGVSGHGRDLLIGTLGGKRVAVLTGREHYYEHGNAAAMRPALEAMAALGAQTLLLTNSAGSVDERFRPGDLMLIADHINYAGMNPLIGEPTDRRFVNMVDCYAPDLRAKAQGLAERMDIRLGEGIYLWYSGPSFETVAEIQMAIRLGANAVGMSTAPEVILGRFLGMKVWACSSITNMGAGLSTENISHEHTKTMAVQGADKLKQLIPALVEEL, encoded by the coding sequence ATGAGCAAAGCCGCCAAAACCATCCAGAAAATCGCGGGCAAGGAGCCCATAGCCGCCGCTATCGTGCTCGGCTCGGGCCTCTCGGCCATCGGCGACCTGCTCGCCGACAAGGTGACGATTCCCTATTCCGAGCTCAAGGGCTTTCCCGGCGGCGGCGTTTCCGGCCACGGCCGCGACCTGCTGATAGGCACGCTCGGCGGCAAGCGCGTCGCCGTCCTTACCGGCCGCGAGCATTATTACGAACACGGCAATGCCGCCGCCATGCGCCCGGCGCTCGAAGCCATGGCCGCGCTCGGCGCGCAGACGCTCCTGCTGACCAATTCGGCCGGCTCGGTCGATGAGCGCTTCCGCCCCGGCGACCTGATGCTCATTGCCGATCACATCAACTATGCCGGCATGAATCCGCTGATCGGTGAACCCACCGACCGCCGCTTTGTGAACATGGTCGATTGCTATGCTCCCGACCTGCGCGCCAAGGCGCAGGGCCTGGCCGAGCGCATGGATATCCGGCTCGGGGAGGGGATCTACCTCTGGTATTCCGGCCCCAGCTTCGAAACCGTCGCCGAAATCCAGATGGCCATTCGCCTGGGCGCCAATGCGGTCGGCATGTCCACGGCACCAGAAGTCATTCTCGGGCGTTTCCTGGGCATGAAGGTCTGGGCCTGCTCGTCCATCACCAATATGGGCGCCGGACTTTCGACCGAAAACATCAGCCATGAGCATACCAAGACCATGGCAGTGCAAGGCGCGGACAAGCTCAAGCAGCTCATTCCCGCGCTGGTGGAGGAACTATGA
- the deoC gene encoding deoxyribose-phosphate aldolase encodes MSLRVVDNTPSEATHKRNPGFPLDLDWVERIRMNRSALERRAGTIGARRTVKKDYQLAWLLKAITMIDLTTLNSDDTDGRVERLCAKARHPLRQDILDKLDVGSLRILPGAVCVYHNFVKTAVTALEGTGIPVAAVSTAFPHGLAPVETKLREIELSVADGAREIDIVIERGMVLRGDWQALYDQVKAFRKACGDAHIKTILGTGELATQTNIAKASLVCMLAGADFIKTSTGKEKVNANLVTSLTMIRMIRWFAEETGIEIGYKPAGGIATAGDALKYMALMKEELGTHWLQPHLFRFGASSLLTDIERQLEHGLTGHYAADYRQPMV; translated from the coding sequence ATGAGCCTGCGTGTCGTAGACAACACCCCTTCCGAGGCGACCCACAAGCGCAATCCCGGTTTCCCGCTCGATCTCGACTGGGTCGAGCGCATCCGCATGAACCGTTCGGCGCTGGAGCGCCGCGCTGGCACCATCGGCGCCCGCCGCACGGTGAAAAAGGACTATCAACTCGCCTGGCTGCTCAAGGCGATCACCATGATCGACCTGACCACGCTCAATTCCGACGATACCGATGGCCGGGTCGAGCGTCTCTGCGCCAAGGCCCGCCATCCCCTGCGGCAGGACATTCTCGATAAGCTCGATGTCGGCAGCCTGCGCATCCTGCCCGGCGCCGTCTGCGTCTACCACAACTTCGTCAAGACCGCGGTGACGGCGCTGGAAGGCACCGGCATTCCCGTCGCCGCCGTCTCCACCGCCTTCCCGCATGGCCTCGCCCCGGTCGAAACCAAGCTCCGCGAAATCGAGCTGTCGGTGGCCGATGGCGCCAGGGAAATCGACATCGTCATCGAACGCGGCATGGTTTTGCGCGGCGACTGGCAGGCGCTCTACGATCAGGTCAAAGCCTTCCGCAAGGCCTGCGGCGACGCCCATATCAAGACCATCCTGGGCACCGGCGAGCTCGCCACCCAGACCAATATCGCCAAGGCGAGCCTGGTCTGCATGCTGGCCGGCGCCGATTTCATCAAGACGTCCACCGGCAAGGAAAAGGTCAACGCCAACCTCGTCACCTCGCTGACCATGATCCGCATGATCCGCTGGTTCGCCGAAGAGACCGGCATCGAGATCGGCTACAAGCCTGCCGGCGGCATTGCCACGGCCGGCGATGCGCTCAAATACATGGCGCTGATGAAGGAAGAACTGGGCACCCACTGGCTCCAGCCCCACCTCTTTCGCTTCGGCGCCAGCTCATTGCTGACCGATATCGAGCGCCAACTGGAACACGGCCTCACCGGCCACTATGCGGCCGATTATCGCCAGCCGATGGTTTAG
- a CDS encoding aldehyde dehydrogenase family protein has product MNKIAQIFQSLDYGPAPEGPDQANAWLDSHDRKFGHFIDGKWTKPGKTFASDNPATSQKLADITDGTAEDVDKAVKAARAAFKSWSALSGYERGKYLYAIARAIQKHSRLFAVLETMDNGKPIRESRDVDIPLVARHFYHHAGWAQHLARTFTDHVPYGVCGQIIPWNFPLLMLAWKIAPALAAGNTVVLKPAEFTSLTALLFAEICERAGLPKGVVNIVTGEGDTGAAIVNHPDIDKIAFTGSTEVGKIIRQATAGSGKGLSLELGGKSPYIVFEDADIDSAIEGLVDAIWFNQGQVCCAGSRLLVQESIETRFIAKLKKRMSTLRVGDPLDKSVDIGALVAPVQVERIKDLMKRGTKEGAVIYEPDGELPGGTCFLKPVLVTNVSPANTLVAEEIFGPVLVAMSFRTPEEAVALANNTKYGLAATIWSENINLALDIAPKIKAGVVWINGTNNFDAAVGFGGYKESGFGREGGREGMASYLKPSWEKALKAAPVAKSSPHGEPVEPRGRGTNPLDTAHLDQTAKMYIGGKQARPDSGYSRPVLDPSGKLIGEAGDGNRKDIRNAVEAARAALSWSTSAAHTRAQILYFLAENLDYRRDEFAARLKAQTGQDGAEEVALSVERLFAFAGWADKYDGAIHNPPQRMVAAAMVEPIGVMGIVAPASRPLLGSIALLAPALAMGNTVVLVPSATSPLSITDLYQVLETSDVPSGVVNIVTGDSTTLAKTLAEHDGVDALWFAGSAEASAMVEKASAGNVKQTWTTRGLNYDLADRRFEGDYFLARATQVKNVWIPYGA; this is encoded by the coding sequence ATGAACAAGATCGCGCAAATCTTCCAATCGCTCGACTACGGCCCGGCCCCCGAAGGCCCCGACCAGGCCAATGCCTGGCTCGACAGCCATGACCGCAAGTTCGGCCATTTCATCGACGGCAAATGGACCAAGCCCGGCAAGACCTTCGCCAGCGACAATCCCGCCACCAGCCAGAAGCTCGCCGACATCACCGATGGCACGGCCGAGGACGTCGACAAGGCCGTCAAGGCCGCTCGCGCCGCCTTCAAATCGTGGTCGGCCCTTTCAGGCTATGAGCGCGGCAAATATCTCTACGCCATCGCCCGCGCCATCCAGAAGCATTCCCGGCTCTTCGCCGTGCTCGAAACCATGGACAATGGCAAGCCGATCCGCGAAAGCCGCGACGTCGATATCCCGCTCGTCGCCCGTCATTTCTACCATCATGCCGGCTGGGCCCAGCACCTCGCCCGTACCTTCACCGATCACGTCCCCTATGGCGTCTGCGGCCAGATCATCCCGTGGAACTTTCCGCTGCTGATGCTGGCTTGGAAGATCGCCCCGGCCCTTGCCGCCGGCAACACGGTCGTGCTCAAGCCCGCCGAATTCACCTCGCTGACCGCTCTGCTCTTCGCCGAGATTTGCGAACGCGCCGGTCTGCCCAAGGGCGTGGTCAACATCGTCACCGGCGAAGGTGACACCGGCGCCGCCATCGTCAATCATCCCGATATCGACAAGATCGCCTTTACCGGCTCCACCGAGGTCGGCAAGATCATCCGCCAGGCCACGGCTGGCTCCGGCAAGGGCTTGTCGCTCGAACTGGGCGGCAAGAGCCCCTACATCGTCTTCGAGGATGCCGATATCGACAGCGCCATCGAAGGCCTGGTCGACGCCATCTGGTTCAATCAGGGCCAGGTCTGCTGTGCCGGCTCGCGCCTGCTGGTGCAGGAAAGCATCGAAACCCGCTTCATCGCCAAGCTCAAGAAGCGCATGTCCACCCTCCGCGTCGGCGACCCGCTCGACAAGTCCGTCGATATCGGCGCGCTGGTCGCCCCGGTGCAGGTCGAGCGCATCAAGGACCTGATGAAGCGCGGCACCAAGGAAGGCGCCGTGATCTATGAGCCCGATGGCGAGCTGCCCGGCGGCACCTGCTTCCTCAAGCCCGTCCTCGTCACCAATGTCTCGCCTGCTAACACTTTGGTAGCCGAGGAAATCTTCGGGCCCGTGCTGGTCGCCATGAGCTTCCGCACGCCCGAGGAAGCCGTGGCCCTGGCCAACAACACCAAATACGGCCTCGCCGCCACCATCTGGAGCGAGAACATCAATCTTGCCCTCGACATTGCGCCCAAGATCAAGGCCGGCGTCGTCTGGATCAACGGCACCAACAATTTCGACGCCGCCGTCGGCTTCGGCGGCTACAAGGAGAGCGGCTTCGGCCGCGAAGGTGGCCGCGAAGGCATGGCCTCCTACCTCAAGCCATCATGGGAAAAGGCACTCAAGGCGGCCCCGGTTGCCAAGAGTAGCCCTCATGGTGAGCCTGTCGAACCACGAGGGCGTGGCACGAATCCCCTCGATACCGCCCATCTCGACCAGACCGCCAAGATGTATATCGGCGGCAAGCAGGCCCGTCCCGACAGCGGCTATTCCCGCCCGGTGCTCGATCCATCCGGCAAGCTGATCGGCGAAGCCGGCGACGGCAACCGCAAGGATATCCGCAACGCCGTCGAGGCCGCCCGCGCCGCGCTCAGCTGGTCCACATCAGCCGCCCACACCCGCGCGCAAATCCTCTATTTCCTCGCCGAAAACCTCGACTATCGCCGCGACGAATTCGCCGCCCGCCTCAAGGCCCAGACCGGCCAGGACGGCGCCGAGGAGGTCGCCCTATCCGTCGAACGCCTCTTCGCCTTCGCCGGCTGGGCCGACAAATACGATGGCGCCATCCACAATCCACCTCAGCGCATGGTGGCTGCCGCCATGGTCGAACCAATCGGCGTCATGGGCATCGTCGCCCCAGCCAGCCGCCCGCTGCTGGGCTCCATCGCGCTCCTCGCCCCGGCCCTTGCCATGGGCAACACCGTGGTGCTGGTCCCTTCGGCCACGTCACCCCTCAGCATCACCGACCTCTACCAGGTCCTCGAAACCTCCGATGTCCCCTCCGGCGTCGTCAACATCGTCACCGGCGACAGCACCACTCTCGCCAAGACCCTGGCCGAACATGACGGCGTCGATGCGCTCTGGTTCGCCGGCTCCGCCGAAGCCTCCGCCATGGTCGAAAAGGCCTCCGCCGGCAACGTCAAGCAGACCTGGACCACCCGCGGCCTGAACTACGATCTGGCCGACCGCCGCTTCGAAGGCGACTACTTCCTCGCCCGGGCCACCCAGGTCAAGAACGTCTGGATCCCATACGGGGCATAG